The following is a genomic window from Azospirillaceae bacterium.
CCGGTTGAAGGCCTGGTCCTCCACCCGTGGGCTGGCGAAGCGCAGGAAATACCAGCTCGACTCGATGAAGGTGTCGAACGTGTCGGTCTCCCGCTGCGCCGCCGTGCCGCAGGTCGGGCAGGTGACGTGCTTCCAGGTGGGATGACGGGCCAGCGGGTTGCCCGGCTGGTCGAAGGTCACGTCGTCCGGCAGGGTGATGGGCAGCTGGTCTTCCGGTACCGGCACCACGCCGCAGCTGGGGCAGTGGATGACCGGGATGGGGCAGCCCCAATAGCGCTGGCGCGACACGCCCCAGTCGCGCAGGCGATAGATGGTGGTGCGCTGGCCACGGCCCATGGCCTCGACCTTCTCACCCGCCGCCTGCTTGGCGGCCTCCACGTCCATGCCGTCCAGGAACTGGGAATTGCGCAGCAATCCTGCGCCGGTATAAGCCTCGGTCCCGACGTCGAATGTGGCCGGATCCTCACCCTCGGGCACCACCACGGGGGTGACCTTCAGGCCGTACTTGGCCGCGAAATCCAGGTCGCGCTGGTCATGCGCCGGGCAGCCGAAGATGGCGCCGGTGCCGTATTCCATCAGCACGAAGTTGGCGATGTAGACCGGCAGGTGCCAGCCGGGCACGAACGGATGCTCGGCGGTGATGCCGGTGTCGAAGCCCTTCTTCTCCGCCGTCTCGATCGCCTCTTCCGAGGTGCCGACGCGGTTGCAGTCGGCGATGAACTCGGCCACGGCCGGGTTCTTCTCCGCCAGCGCTTGCGCTATGGGATGGTTGGGGGAAATGCCGACGAAGCTGGCGCCGAACAGGGTGTCGGGCCGGGTGGTGAACACCTCGACCTCAGGTTCCGTCAGGGGCACGCCGGCCGGGGCCGTCAGCGGGAAGCGGAAGCGCAGGCCGGTGGACTTGCCGATCCAGTTGCCCTGCATGGTCCGCACCTTCTCAGGCCAGCGGTCCAGGGTGGACAGGGCCGACAGCAACTCGTCGGCGAAATGCGTGATCTTCAGGAACCACTGCGACAGCTTGCGCTTTTCGACCAGCGCGCCGGTGCGCCAGCCGCGACCGTCGACCACCTGCTCATTGGCCAGCACGGTGTTGTCCACCGGGTCCCAGTTGACCCAGCTTTCCTTGCGGTAGGCCAGGCCGGCCTTCAGGAAGTCCAGGAACATCTTCTGCTCATGCCGGTAGTATTCCGGCCGGCAGGTCGCGATCTCCCGGTTCCAGTCGATGGCCAGGCCCATGGACTGCAACTGGCCACGCATGGTGGCGATGTTCTCGTACGTCCACTTGCCGGGGTGGACGCCCCGTTCCAGCGCCGCGTTTTCCGCCGGCAGGCCGAAGGCGTCCCAGCCCATGGGGTGCAGGACGTTGAAACCCTTGGCCCGCTTGTACCGGGCGATCACATCGCCGATGGCGTAATTGCGGACATGCCCCATGTGGATGCGCCCCGACGGATAGGGGAACATCTCCAGGACGAAATATTTCGGCCGGGCAGGGTCCGCGGAAACGGCGAAGCTGTTCCGGTCGGCCCATGCCGACTGCCACTTCGCCTCGTTTTCCCTGACATTGTACCGGGACATGGAAAAACCGCCTTCTCTCGGGTGTCGCGCCGGCCATCAGCCTGAAATGGCCGGGGCGTCACCCCCTCCCGGCGATGAGGCCGGGGGATTGAAAGAGGAGACAGTCGCCCGCCGGCGATGGGTCAGCTTACTTCGGGGGCTGCTGTGCGATGCGCAGCTGGCGCGCCCGGGTGAGGACGGTGTCCTCAAGCTGGGAATTGGTTTCGGCGGCCACGGTGGCATCGCGCCACTGGCCGTTCTGGTCGACCTGGCGGAACACGGTCACGCGCACGCCATCGGCGCGCAGGGTGGCGTCCAGGACGTACAGGTTGATCTTGAACCGCTCGCCCGGGGTGGTCGGCGGGCTGTACCAGTCGGTGATGATCACGCCGGTGTAGGGGTCGGCCGAGGCCAGCGGCAGGAAGCCGATGGTGTCCAGCGACGCGCGCCACAGGAAGGCGTTGACCGTCGGGCCCACGGCCTGGACGGCGGTGTTGGCGGTGCCGACCGGACCCGACGTGTTCTGACGGGCCAGGATGGAAACCGGCTTGGGCGGGGCCTTCGCGTCGTCGTCGTCATCGCCCCAGCCCAGCCAGGAGCAAGCGGACGTGGAAAGCAGAAGTCCGGCAACCAGGAGGGAGCGGCCAATTAGGAAAGCGGAGCGCGACGGCATGTGATTGTCACCCAGGGTCACGAGAACGGTTCCTTAGATCAAAAAAGCCGCTGGGACGCAAGGCCGGCCAGCGGGGCGGCGTCGCGGGACCTGCGCGGCGGGGTTGGGCGGCAGGAGAAGGCAAGGCAGACGGAAGAAGGGTTGCTGGACGCGAACAATCAGAAACGGAATTCTATCACGCCGGTCGCAACGTTCCCTGTCGGGTGCGACCCCGACTCATGTGTGATCACGCTCTGGTTGTCGGCATCCAGGTCGGCGGTCCAGCGGATGAGATCCAGGCCCAGGGTGGTGTCGGTGCGCACTTTCCACGACAGGCCCAGGCCATAGGCGCGGTACGTCGTCAGGTGTTCGGTCTCGCTGCCATGCCAGAACAGGGTCAGGCCGTAGGGGCCGTTCTCGTACGTGCCCTGGACGGTCATGCCCTTGGTGTCGCCGGGGGCGTTGGCCGGCCGGTTCCGCAACAGGCCGCTGTCGCCATCGTCGAACAGGATGGTGCCGACGGTGAAGCCGCCATAGGTCAGGCCGCCGGCCAGGGTGACGGTCTGGGTGTCATTCAGCCAGTCGTGGGCGGCGTCGGCATGGTTGTAGGCCAGGCCCAGCTCATATTCCACCGGGCCCCAGTCGCCGCGGTAGTTCACCGCCCCTTCCCAGAAATTATCCTCCGCCGCGATGGCGTAAGGCGCCACGATGTCCTCGCCGAAGGCGCGGCGTTCGGGCGCGTAGGAGAAACCGGCCTTCAGGCCGAACAGGCGCGGCGTCTCATAATCCACCTTGTCGGCGTCGTCGCTGTCGCGGCCCGCATAGGCGCGGCCAAGCGCCATGCCGGGCGGGCGCACGCGGGCGCTTTGCGTCCAGAAACCGTCCATCTCCCCGCCCACCAGCAGGGGCAGCAGGTCGGTCGCCCGTTCCGCAGCACCCCAATCCTGGCCCAGGCGCACCTTGCCCCAGCTGCCGGCGGCGTAGACATAGGCCTGGTCGATGCCGATCTTGTCGGCGTTGCCCGGCCGGTCCGTGCTGCGCCCGGTGTTGCCGGACCCGATGCGCAACTCCGCGCCATAGGTGGCGCCGCTGTCGGTCACCGTTTCCACCTTGCCGGTGACGGCATAGGCGCCGAACGGGTCCCAATGGGCGTTGCCCGCCGCCGCCCCGTCGGTGCCCACCACGCCGCCCTGGACCACGCCCGACAGGTGATAGTCGGTCTGCGCCCGCGCCGGGGCCGCCAGGCCGACGGCGGCGCAGAACGGAACGCTGAGGATAAGCGCACGGGGGATGGGACGGCGGGTCATGGCAGGCCTGTCGTTGTGCGGGAATGAAACGATATAGGCGGCGATTGTTGAAACGGCAGCCTTGCCTTGGCCCTGCGGGCGGTAGGAAAGTCGCTACCGTCCCCGT
Proteins encoded in this region:
- the leuS gene encoding leucine--tRNA ligase; protein product: MSRYNVRENEAKWQSAWADRNSFAVSADPARPKYFVLEMFPYPSGRIHMGHVRNYAIGDVIARYKRAKGFNVLHPMGWDAFGLPAENAALERGVHPGKWTYENIATMRGQLQSMGLAIDWNREIATCRPEYYRHEQKMFLDFLKAGLAYRKESWVNWDPVDNTVLANEQVVDGRGWRTGALVEKRKLSQWFLKITHFADELLSALSTLDRWPEKVRTMQGNWIGKSTGLRFRFPLTAPAGVPLTEPEVEVFTTRPDTLFGASFVGISPNHPIAQALAEKNPAVAEFIADCNRVGTSEEAIETAEKKGFDTGITAEHPFVPGWHLPVYIANFVLMEYGTGAIFGCPAHDQRDLDFAAKYGLKVTPVVVPEGEDPATFDVGTEAYTGAGLLRNSQFLDGMDVEAAKQAAGEKVEAMGRGQRTTIYRLRDWGVSRQRYWGCPIPVIHCPSCGVVPVPEDQLPITLPDDVTFDQPGNPLARHPTWKHVTCPTCGTAAQRETDTFDTFIESSWYFLRFASPRVEDQAFNREEAAYWLPVDQYIGGIEHAVLHLLYARFWTRALSQVGYTDIKEPFEGLFTQGMVTHATFQDADGKWLLPSDVDNADGKAVQREGGGPVTVGPIIKMSKSKKNVVDPAHIIDSYGADAARLFMLSDSPPDRDLEWTEAGIDGAWRFINRLWRLVTEPSVALPAAGTPIPAELSPLATEARRTVHKTVAAIGEDLERFRFNKAVARIRELFNALEKLDGKAGAEAGDAAVLREGLEVLVRLIGPMMPHLAEELWSVLGHDTLLVDSAWPVADAALATEDTATVAVQVNGKLRATLHLAKDIAKEEAEALALAEPNVQRALEGKPVRKVIVVPNRVINVVI
- a CDS encoding DUF3576 domain-containing protein encodes the protein MTLGDNHMPSRSAFLIGRSLLVAGLLLSTSACSWLGWGDDDDDAKAPPKPVSILARQNTSGPVGTANTAVQAVGPTVNAFLWRASLDTIGFLPLASADPYTGVIITDWYSPPTTPGERFKINLYVLDATLRADGVRVTVFRQVDQNGQWRDATVAAETNSQLEDTVLTRARQLRIAQQPPK
- a CDS encoding porin translates to MTRRPIPRALILSVPFCAAVGLAAPARAQTDYHLSGVVQGGVVGTDGAAAGNAHWDPFGAYAVTGKVETVTDSGATYGAELRIGSGNTGRSTDRPGNADKIGIDQAYVYAAGSWGKVRLGQDWGAAERATDLLPLLVGGEMDGFWTQSARVRPPGMALGRAYAGRDSDDADKVDYETPRLFGLKAGFSYAPERRAFGEDIVAPYAIAAEDNFWEGAVNYRGDWGPVEYELGLAYNHADAAHDWLNDTQTVTLAGGLTYGGFTVGTILFDDGDSGLLRNRPANAPGDTKGMTVQGTYENGPYGLTLFWHGSETEHLTTYRAYGLGLSWKVRTDTTLGLDLIRWTADLDADNQSVITHESGSHPTGNVATGVIEFRF